A region of Flavobacterium album DNA encodes the following proteins:
- a CDS encoding diacylglycerol kinase: MKDNRFVKGRLKSVGYSVKGAYRLVTSEHSIMVQFFIAIIITVAGFYFKISATEWMLQTFAIGLVLAIEGANTAVEKICDFIHPDFHEKIGFIKDIASGAVCFAALAAMVVGIIIYYPKVVLLF, encoded by the coding sequence ATGAAAGACAACAGATTTGTAAAAGGCAGGCTGAAAAGCGTTGGCTATTCTGTAAAGGGGGCCTACAGGCTCGTGACGAGCGAGCATAGCATTATGGTGCAATTCTTTATAGCTATCATCATAACTGTTGCAGGGTTTTATTTTAAGATCTCGGCAACAGAATGGATGCTGCAGACTTTTGCCATAGGCCTCGTGCTTGCCATTGAAGGCGCTAATACTGCCGTGGAGAAGATCTGCGATTTCATACATCCCGATTTCCATGAAAAGATCGGATTTATAAAAGATATTGCTTCCGGGGCTGTATGCTTTGCAGCCCTGGCAGCTATGGTTGTCGGTATAATAATTTATTATCCCAAAGTAGTATTGCTTTTTTAA
- the tpx gene encoding thiol peroxidase, translated as MANITLGGNPITTIGELPAKGTKAPGFTLIKGDLSKASLEDFKGSRLVLNIFPSIDTGTCATSVRKFNEQAGNLENTKVLCISRDLPFALNRFCGAEGLSNVITLSDFKDGSFGTTYGLTITSGPLEGLHSRSVIVLDEEGNITYTEQVPDIKDEPDYDKALAALN; from the coding sequence ATGGCTAATATTACACTGGGTGGAAACCCCATCACAACTATCGGCGAACTGCCTGCAAAAGGCACTAAAGCTCCTGGCTTCACTCTTATAAAAGGCGACCTGTCTAAAGCATCATTAGAAGACTTTAAAGGCAGCAGGCTTGTTTTAAACATTTTCCCGAGTATTGATACCGGTACATGCGCAACATCAGTAAGGAAATTTAATGAACAGGCAGGCAACCTTGAAAATACGAAAGTGCTTTGCATATCGCGCGACTTACCATTTGCCCTTAACCGTTTTTGCGGCGCTGAAGGCCTTAGTAATGTAATAACATTATCGGATTTTAAGGACGGCAGCTTTGGTACAACGTATGGGCTTACCATAACTTCGGGTCCGCTTGAAGGGCTGCATTCAAGATCGGTAATAGTGCTTGATGAAGAAGGTAATATTACGTATACGGAACAGGTGCCGGACATTAAAGACGAGCCGGATTATGATAAAGCCCTTGCAGCACTCAACTAA
- a CDS encoding heavy-metal-associated domain-containing protein: MMQHTYNISGMTCDGCSAKVSFLLKKVPGVTDVAINLENGTADISMENHIPTAQLREALKDYPKYQLSEQEPTHKPPVNIFGGQAEEKKSWVVTYKPILLIFGYISVISLITASTGDTFNTMIFMRVFMAGFFLTFSFFKMLDLKGFAESYAMYDVVAMKFKTWGYIYAFIELALGLAFALNVEPVITNSVTAVVMSVSLIGVLQSVLNKKKIQCACLGAVFNLPMSTVTIIEDGLMIAMSVGMLVMYL, from the coding sequence ATGATGCAACATACCTATAATATTTCCGGAATGACGTGTGATGGCTGTTCCGCCAAAGTGAGCTTCCTGCTTAAAAAAGTGCCGGGAGTGACCGATGTGGCTATCAACCTTGAAAATGGCACTGCCGATATTTCGATGGAGAACCACATCCCTACAGCCCAACTCCGGGAAGCTTTGAAAGACTATCCGAAGTACCAGTTATCTGAACAGGAGCCTACCCACAAGCCGCCTGTAAATATTTTTGGCGGGCAGGCTGAAGAAAAGAAAAGCTGGGTTGTAACTTATAAACCTATACTGTTGATATTTGGCTACATAAGCGTAATTTCTTTAATTACTGCTTCAACGGGCGATACTTTCAACACAATGATATTCATGCGTGTTTTTATGGCAGGGTTCTTCCTTACATTTTCCTTTTTCAAAATGCTTGACCTGAAGGGATTTGCCGAAAGCTACGCGATGTATGATGTGGTTGCTATGAAGTTTAAAACGTGGGGCTACATCTACGCTTTTATCGAACTGGCGCTTGGGCTTGCTTTTGCCTTAAACGTTGAACCTGTGATTACCAATTCCGTTACGGCAGTGGTTATGTCGGTAAGCCTTATTGGTGTACTGCAAAGTGTGCTCAATAAAAAGAAGATACAGTGCGCCTGCCTTGGGGCCGTGTTCAACCTGCCGATGAGTACTGTTACCATTATTGAGGACGGCCTGATGATCGCTATGAGTGTGGGCATGCTGGTGATGTACCTTTAA
- a CDS encoding helix-turn-helix domain-containing protein, with protein sequence MQLYIKNMVCPRCITAVRAELEKAGINVLAVELGEAEIKNDLTPEELQHVDKSLQALGFELINDRKGRIIEQVKNEIVYLVHHSDETLNTNLSNWLADKLHYDYTYLSNLFSEVEGTTIEKYYISQRIEKVKELLVYDELSLAEIADALGYSSAAYLSGQFKKVTGLTPTFYKTIKENKRKKIDEL encoded by the coding sequence ATGCAACTGTATATTAAGAACATGGTGTGCCCCCGCTGCATTACCGCAGTGCGGGCCGAACTTGAAAAAGCCGGTATCAATGTATTGGCTGTTGAATTGGGCGAAGCGGAAATAAAGAACGACCTCACGCCCGAAGAGCTACAGCATGTAGATAAATCATTGCAGGCATTGGGTTTTGAGCTAATAAACGACCGTAAAGGCAGGATCATCGAGCAGGTAAAAAACGAAATTGTTTACCTTGTCCACCATTCTGATGAAACGCTGAACACCAATCTTTCCAACTGGCTGGCCGATAAGCTGCATTATGATTATACTTACCTGAGCAACCTTTTCTCTGAGGTTGAAGGCACTACCATTGAGAAATACTACATCAGCCAGCGTATTGAAAAAGTAAAAGAACTGTTGGTATATGATGAGCTTTCGCTGGCAGAAATTGCCGATGCTTTGGGTTACAGCAGCGCGGCGTATCTTTCGGGGCAGTTTAAGAAAGTGACAGGCCTCACTCCTACTTTTTATAAAACAATAAAAGAAAACAAGCGCAAAAAGATTGACGAACTGTAA
- a CDS encoding alpha/beta hydrolase translates to MKNILLSTIAFIAFTINCPAQQDFINLAYGTDKQQTLDLFLPKNITATTPVVIMIHGGAWMMGGKEYTDKRAKDLRDRGFVVANIDYRYVSETVHCKQLLEDVDNAVAYIQKEGPKYNYNTKQVHMAGISAGAHLALLYGYTTSRNVKSINAICPPTRFDDKGTLEYLEKTQLTKNVELLADAKYTDSLMQDKKFTDVSPYAHIKAIPTLLIHGDSDKLVPYSNSKFLYGLLQIKKIESKLITMKGKDHDAGLNDPVTEKQAYDALTGWINSHN, encoded by the coding sequence ATGAAAAACATTTTACTCAGCACTATAGCTTTTATCGCCTTTACCATAAACTGCCCTGCCCAGCAGGACTTTATAAATCTTGCTTACGGCACTGACAAACAGCAGACACTCGATCTTTTTCTTCCTAAAAATATAACTGCAACTACACCTGTGGTTATCATGATACATGGCGGCGCCTGGATGATGGGCGGCAAAGAGTATACCGACAAACGCGCCAAAGACCTGCGTGACCGCGGGTTTGTGGTGGCCAATATCGATTACCGTTATGTAAGCGAAACCGTGCACTGCAAACAGCTTCTTGAAGATGTAGACAATGCCGTTGCTTACATACAGAAGGAAGGCCCGAAATACAACTACAACACAAAACAGGTACACATGGCCGGGATAAGCGCCGGTGCACATCTGGCATTGCTGTATGGATATACAACTTCACGCAATGTAAAATCAATTAATGCGATATGCCCGCCTACACGTTTTGATGACAAAGGCACACTGGAGTACCTGGAAAAAACACAGCTCACAAAAAACGTGGAACTTTTGGCAGATGCAAAGTACACGGACTCATTGATGCAGGATAAAAAATTTACCGATGTAAGCCCGTATGCCCACATAAAGGCTATTCCAACGCTGCTGATACACGGCGATAGCGACAAGCTCGTGCCGTATTCCAATTCAAAATTCCTTTATGGACTTCTGCAGATAAAGAAGATCGAATCGAAGCTGATCACCATGAAAGGCAAAGACCACGATGCCGGGTTGAATGATCCCGTTACCGAGAAACAGGCGTATGACGCATTGACCGGTTGGATAAATTCGCATAACTAA
- a CDS encoding DUF6952 family protein, with protein MKLPVIKHLNQFIEDNDQDYITETLEVLEALTEVPSLKDEELDVIGEIISNMYGALEVNKMIKGGMTKKDALNSFMMRVLGAIDKE; from the coding sequence ATGAAGTTACCAGTAATTAAGCACCTTAACCAGTTTATCGAAGATAACGACCAGGACTATATTACAGAAACTCTGGAAGTGCTTGAAGCGCTTACCGAAGTGCCTTCGCTGAAAGATGAAGAACTGGATGTTATTGGGGAGATTATCTCCAATATGTATGGGGCACTCGAGGTAAATAAAATGATAAAAGGCGGCATGACCAAAAAGGACGCACTGAACAGTTTTATGATGCGGGTTCTTGGCGCGATAGATAAAGAATAG
- a CDS encoding thioredoxin family protein yields MLQELEVDNLAEIVAGEPVVVVQYSAGWCGNCRIMKPKFKKMASENENVTFVIADAENFPESRKLAKVDNLPTFATFRNGKLVNQVQTNKVEILTDLVNEVTSN; encoded by the coding sequence ATGTTACAGGAACTAGAAGTTGATAATTTAGCAGAGATTGTTGCCGGTGAACCGGTGGTAGTGGTACAATATTCAGCCGGGTGGTGTGGCAATTGCCGCATCATGAAGCCTAAATTCAAAAAAATGGCTTCGGAAAATGAAAATGTAACTTTTGTGATCGCTGATGCTGAAAATTTCCCTGAATCCAGGAAACTTGCTAAAGTTGACAACCTGCCTACCTTTGCCACCTTCAGGAACGGCAAGCTGGTAAACCAGGTTCAGACGAATAAAGTAGAAATCTTAACCGACTTAGTCAATGAAGTTACCAGTAATTAA
- a CDS encoding peroxiredoxin, translating into MSLVGKKFPNIAVDAISEMGDNLSINIYEEAVNNNKKVLLFWYPKDFTFVCPTELHAFQAALGEFEKRNTMVIGASCDTKEVHFAWLNTPKDNGGIEGVTYPILADTNRNLSNILGILDIESTEYSEETDSVILTGSNVTYRATYLVDETGKIFHESVNDMPLGRNVAEYLRLIDAYTHVQTKGEVCPANWEEGKEAMTADRKGVASYLASN; encoded by the coding sequence ATGTCATTAGTAGGAAAAAAATTCCCAAACATTGCTGTCGATGCCATCTCTGAAATGGGTGACAACCTGAGTATAAATATTTATGAAGAGGCTGTAAACAATAACAAAAAAGTGTTGCTGTTCTGGTACCCTAAAGACTTCACCTTTGTTTGCCCTACAGAGCTTCACGCGTTCCAGGCTGCCCTGGGAGAGTTTGAAAAAAGAAATACCATGGTTATAGGCGCTTCTTGCGATACTAAAGAAGTGCATTTTGCGTGGCTTAACACTCCAAAAGACAATGGAGGTATAGAAGGTGTTACCTACCCTATCCTTGCTGACACCAACAGGAACCTTTCTAACATCCTTGGCATCCTTGATATCGAGTCTACAGAATACAGCGAAGAGACCGACTCTGTAATTCTTACAGGATCGAACGTTACTTACAGGGCTACTTACCTTGTAGATGAGACAGGAAAAATATTCCACGAAAGCGTAAACGATATGCCGCTTGGCCGTAACGTAGCCGAATACCTTAGGCTGATTGACGCTTACACCCACGTTCAGACCAAAGGTGAAGTTTGCCCGGCTAACTGGGAAGAAGGAAAAGAGGCCATGACTGCCGACCGTAAAGGCGTTGCTTCTTACCTGGCTTCGAACTAA
- a CDS encoding amino acid permease, translating to MGLNSLFRKKNVQDILRQVESNEHGHDSLGRHLTVKDLAAFGIAAIIGAGIFSTIGKASADGGPAVIFLFLFTAVACGFAAFAYAEFASMVPVSGSAYTYSYVAFGEIVAWIIGWALIMEYAIGNITVAISWSDYFTGLLDGIVTTLNTRYDWHLGTLADWVQMDYLTASNGFDNATALMQGGKSFANLDAGLQQAYNAWTTAPTIGSFHFVADLPALFIIIIITALVYRGMKESRNASNLMVVIKLCIILLVIAVGVFYVDTANWDPFAPNGAAGVLKGVSAVFFAYIGFDAISTTAEECKNPQRDLPKGMMWAIVICTILYVIIALVLTGMVRYNELNVGDPLAFVFQKLDLKWMSGIIAVSAVVAMASVLLVFQMGQPRIWMSMSRDGLLPKRYSRVHPKFKTPSYATIVTGFVVAVPALFLNLTMVTDLCSIGTLFAFVLVCAGVLVLQNRPDVPRGKFKTPYVNAKFIMPVALIAGVIFSFTYNKETTMAFLNNEKEINTPATIVTSLSKEQTTEVYNSLLARDVATGSQDLEQILGTYEKDEAAYKKLVDELPIAEELKYESGFDLFKHKIPMYIFLITLVLLAIWAFRKNLSLIPLLGLICCLYMMAQLSVWNWIYFTAWLLIGLSIYFGFSRKNSKLNQVKVI from the coding sequence ATGGGGTTAAACAGCTTATTTCGTAAAAAGAACGTACAGGACATATTAAGGCAGGTTGAGAGTAATGAACATGGACACGATTCTTTAGGCAGGCACCTTACCGTTAAGGATTTAGCAGCTTTTGGCATCGCAGCAATCATCGGAGCTGGTATTTTCAGTACGATTGGTAAAGCCAGCGCCGATGGGGGCCCTGCAGTTATCTTCCTGTTTCTATTTACGGCTGTTGCCTGTGGCTTTGCTGCCTTTGCCTATGCCGAATTCGCCTCTATGGTGCCGGTATCGGGAAGCGCCTACACGTATTCTTACGTTGCTTTTGGCGAGATCGTTGCCTGGATAATAGGCTGGGCGCTCATAATGGAATACGCCATTGGGAATATTACTGTCGCTATATCCTGGAGTGATTATTTTACGGGGCTTCTCGATGGAATAGTCACAACCCTTAATACAAGATACGACTGGCATCTGGGCACTTTGGCCGACTGGGTGCAGATGGATTACCTTACCGCATCGAACGGGTTTGATAATGCCACCGCACTTATGCAGGGCGGAAAGAGCTTTGCCAACCTTGATGCCGGATTACAGCAGGCTTACAACGCATGGACAACCGCACCTACTATAGGCTCGTTCCATTTTGTGGCTGACCTTCCCGCTTTGTTTATCATTATCATCATTACAGCCCTTGTATACAGGGGTATGAAGGAATCACGGAATGCCAGCAACCTCATGGTGGTTATAAAGCTTTGTATCATCCTGCTGGTTATTGCCGTAGGGGTATTTTATGTAGATACGGCCAATTGGGACCCGTTTGCACCCAATGGAGCAGCAGGGGTGCTCAAAGGTGTATCGGCAGTATTCTTTGCCTATATAGGATTTGATGCGATATCTACTACTGCCGAAGAATGCAAGAACCCGCAGCGCGACCTGCCCAAAGGAATGATGTGGGCTATTGTCATTTGTACGATATTATATGTGATAATCGCCCTGGTATTAACGGGCATGGTTCGCTATAACGAACTTAATGTTGGCGATCCGCTGGCGTTTGTATTTCAAAAGCTCGACCTGAAATGGATGAGCGGCATCATAGCCGTGAGTGCCGTTGTTGCCATGGCAAGCGTCCTGCTGGTGTTCCAGATGGGGCAGCCGCGTATCTGGATGAGCATGAGCCGCGATGGGCTGCTGCCAAAACGCTATTCCCGCGTGCACCCGAAATTCAAGACTCCATCATATGCTACTATTGTGACCGGTTTCGTAGTTGCCGTTCCTGCTTTGTTCCTGAACCTGACCATGGTTACCGACCTTTGCAGTATCGGGACATTGTTCGCTTTCGTACTGGTATGTGCCGGTGTGCTTGTTTTGCAAAACCGCCCCGATGTTCCAAGGGGGAAGTTCAAAACACCTTATGTCAATGCTAAATTCATCATGCCGGTAGCGCTTATTGCCGGGGTTATATTTTCGTTTACTTATAATAAAGAAACCACCATGGCTTTCCTGAATAATGAAAAAGAGATCAATACCCCGGCGACAATTGTAACATCTTTATCCAAAGAACAAACTACAGAGGTGTACAACTCGCTGCTGGCGCGCGATGTGGCGACCGGAAGCCAGGACCTTGAGCAGATACTCGGAACCTATGAAAAAGATGAGGCGGCCTACAAAAAGCTTGTGGATGAACTGCCTATTGCTGAAGAGTTGAAATATGAAAGCGGCTTCGACCTGTTTAAGCATAAGATACCGATGTATATTTTTCTTATAACATTGGTATTGCTGGCAATATGGGCCTTCCGTAAAAACCTCTCGCTGATACCTTTGCTTGGCCTTATCTGCTGCCTTTACATGATGGCACAGCTTAGTGTGTGGAACTGGATTTACTTTACGGCATGGCTGCTGATAGGGCTTTCTATTTACTTTGGCTTTAGCCGGAAAAATAGCAAGCTTAATCAGGTGAAGGTGATTTAG
- a CDS encoding GyrI-like domain-containing protein, producing the protein MIPEIRNVSPKKLIGKRLAMSFAKNTTFQLWNGFMPRRKEITNAVGTDRYSLQVYNEGFYRNFDPEATFEKWAAVEVMDFDAVPEGMDTLILPEGQYAVFNYKGTAEDAPETYKYIFMEWLPASGYVLDNRPHFEILGDKYKHGDPESEEEIWIPVK; encoded by the coding sequence ATGATACCCGAAATAAGGAACGTGTCCCCAAAAAAACTCATTGGCAAACGGCTTGCCATGTCCTTTGCCAAAAACACTACATTCCAGCTTTGGAACGGCTTTATGCCACGCAGGAAGGAAATTACCAATGCTGTCGGTACCGACAGGTATTCTTTACAGGTTTATAACGAAGGTTTCTACAGGAATTTTGATCCTGAGGCAACATTTGAAAAATGGGCTGCAGTTGAAGTAATGGATTTTGATGCTGTTCCTGAGGGCATGGATACACTTATTTTACCGGAAGGGCAATATGCCGTTTTCAATTATAAAGGCACTGCCGAAGATGCCCCGGAAACGTATAAATACATTTTCATGGAATGGCTGCCAGCTTCAGGATATGTATTGGATAATCGCCCACACTTTGAGATATTAGGCGACAAATACAAACACGGTGATCCGGAATCTGAGGAGGAGATATGGATACCTGTTAAGTAA
- a CDS encoding monovalent cation:proton antiporter-2 (CPA2) family protein, with the protein MADGFFFQALIYLASAVLCVPIAKKLGLSSILGYLFAGIIIGPYVLGLIGQEGQDIMHFAEFGVVMMLFLIGLELDPHKFWRMRRIIIGMGTLQVLGTTAVLFIACSFVLRWEWQATLAISLALTLSSTAIVMQTMKEKGLTKTSMGRSSFAILLFQDIAVIPIMAVLPLLADGAVENKEAGQSLISHLGWLQAPIVLGTIGMVYVGGRLIIIPLLHIVARTRLQELFTASALLLVMGVSYMMQLVGLSPALGAFMAGLVLANSEFRHELEGDIAPFKGLLLGLFFIGVGASINFHLIMADPAFIIIFCTIFNIIKFFVLLAVGKIYKKSSDQNILFAFALSQAGEFGFVILAFATQLNLMATELANQMMAVIALSMIGTPFLLIINEKWIDPFFGVKEKQPKNNYDSIDEKNDVIIAGFGNFGSTIGRLLKTNGIPATVLDMDSDRVDSLRKMGFKVYYGDASRLELLKAAGCENAKLFIAAIDNPRVNLQVVEMIKKHFPNLKVLARARNRSDAFELVDMGVNDFYRENMYSAVHLGVDALVELGHRRYTATRQGQRFIKYDEQAIFRLAEKRHDKKAFLMTALEEIEMQEQLLKNDLYAQLGANDHAWQSADLRKEAEEE; encoded by the coding sequence ATGGCAGACGGATTTTTCTTTCAGGCACTTATTTACCTTGCTTCGGCAGTATTATGTGTGCCAATAGCCAAAAAACTTGGATTGAGCTCGATACTGGGGTATCTTTTTGCAGGGATCATTATTGGCCCTTATGTACTGGGGCTTATCGGGCAGGAAGGACAGGACATTATGCATTTTGCCGAGTTTGGCGTAGTAATGATGCTGTTCCTTATCGGGCTGGAACTCGACCCGCATAAATTCTGGCGTATGCGGCGTATCATTATTGGGATGGGCACGCTGCAGGTGCTGGGCACGACAGCAGTATTGTTCATCGCCTGTTCGTTCGTACTGCGATGGGAGTGGCAGGCTACATTGGCGATATCATTGGCATTGACACTTTCGTCAACAGCAATCGTAATGCAAACCATGAAAGAAAAGGGCCTCACCAAGACCTCAATGGGGCGTTCGTCCTTTGCAATATTGCTATTCCAGGACATCGCAGTTATCCCCATTATGGCCGTGCTGCCGCTGCTTGCCGATGGCGCTGTAGAAAATAAGGAAGCAGGACAATCCCTGATCTCCCATTTAGGATGGCTCCAGGCCCCAATAGTATTAGGTACCATCGGGATGGTGTACGTGGGAGGGCGCCTTATCATCATACCATTACTCCATATTGTGGCACGTACACGGCTGCAGGAACTATTCACGGCATCTGCATTGCTCCTTGTTATGGGAGTTTCCTACATGATGCAGCTGGTTGGCCTCAGCCCCGCGCTTGGTGCATTCATGGCCGGCCTGGTATTGGCTAACAGCGAGTTTCGCCATGAGCTTGAAGGCGATATCGCACCTTTTAAAGGATTGCTTTTAGGGTTGTTCTTCATAGGCGTGGGTGCGTCTATCAATTTTCATTTGATAATGGCCGACCCTGCGTTTATCATTATTTTCTGCACGATTTTCAACATCATCAAATTCTTTGTGCTTTTAGCGGTCGGGAAGATATACAAAAAAAGCTCCGACCAAAATATATTGTTCGCCTTTGCCCTTAGCCAAGCAGGGGAATTTGGTTTCGTGATACTTGCTTTTGCAACACAGCTTAACCTGATGGCTACCGAGCTTGCCAACCAAATGATGGCCGTGATCGCACTGAGCATGATAGGTACACCGTTCTTACTGATCATCAACGAAAAATGGATCGACCCTTTCTTTGGCGTAAAAGAAAAACAGCCTAAAAATAATTACGACTCCATTGATGAGAAAAACGATGTCATTATTGCCGGGTTCGGCAACTTCGGGAGCACTATTGGCCGCCTGCTGAAGACCAACGGCATTCCGGCAACGGTGCTTGACATGGACAGCGACCGTGTGGATTCGCTGAGGAAAATGGGCTTCAAGGTATATTATGGCGATGCCTCAAGGCTGGAGCTTTTGAAGGCGGCCGGCTGCGAGAACGCAAAACTTTTTATAGCCGCTATAGATAACCCGAGGGTAAACTTACAGGTGGTAGAGATGATCAAAAAGCATTTCCCAAACCTGAAAGTCCTCGCACGTGCCCGTAACCGCAGCGATGCTTTCGAGCTTGTGGATATGGGCGTGAACGACTTTTACAGGGAAAATATGTACAGCGCCGTACACCTTGGCGTTGATGCACTAGTAGAGCTTGGGCACCGGCGGTATACAGCAACACGGCAGGGCCAGCGCTTTATAAAGTATGATGAGCAGGCCATATTCCGCCTGGCTGAAAAACGGCACGATAAGAAAGCTTTCCTGATGACGGCTTTGGAAGAAATAGAAATGCAGGAACAACTGCTTAAAAACGACCTGTATGCCCAGCTTGGCGCTAATGACCATGCCTGGCAAAGCGCCGATTTACGAAAGGAAGCGGAGGAAGAATAG
- a CDS encoding NAD(P)H-dependent oxidoreductase: MSNKILILFAHPLFEKSNANSVLTRNIPDSPNITFHDLYQEYPDFDIDMKREQELLYNHNIIIWHHPMYWYSCPPLLKQWIDIVLEHGWAYGKEGFALKGKLLLQTITTGGRKENYSATGRDRFTIQQLLEPFCQTAKVCNMHYLPPFVVHGTHSMTEEGYEKNGKLYAQVLDYLVNNPINPEELAEFHYFNDWFKTKNG, encoded by the coding sequence ATGTCCAACAAAATCCTCATACTTTTCGCGCATCCGCTGTTTGAGAAATCGAACGCGAATAGTGTGCTGACCCGGAATATCCCTGACTCTCCGAACATCACCTTCCACGACCTGTACCAGGAATATCCCGATTTTGATATTGACATGAAGCGGGAACAGGAATTGCTGTACAATCACAATATTATTATCTGGCACCATCCCATGTACTGGTACAGCTGCCCGCCACTGTTGAAGCAATGGATAGACATTGTGCTGGAACACGGATGGGCCTACGGTAAGGAAGGGTTTGCGCTTAAAGGCAAACTATTGCTGCAAACAATAACCACCGGCGGGCGCAAGGAAAATTATTCGGCTACCGGACGCGACCGCTTTACGATACAACAGCTGCTGGAGCCCTTTTGCCAAACGGCGAAAGTATGCAACATGCATTACCTCCCTCCTTTTGTGGTGCACGGCACCCACTCGATGACAGAAGAAGGGTACGAAAAGAACGGGAAACTTTACGCACAGGTGCTGGACTATCTTGTAAATAATCCCATCAATCCTGAAGAGTTGGCGGAATTCCATTATTTTAATGATTGGTTTAAAACTAAAAACGGGTAA
- the purB gene encoding adenylosuccinate lyase — protein MQQLSELNAISPIDGRYRGKTVSLSRYFSEEALIRYRVLVEIEYFIALCELPLPQLTGVDKNTFEPLRDIYRNFRSDDARHIKEIEKTTNHDVKAVEYFIKKAFDQLGLEAFKEFIHFGLTSQDINNTAIPLSTKEAFEDVYMPGLIAVIAKLKELSVEWANVPMLARTHGQPASPTRLGKEIGVFVERLEEQLRLLFNIPFAAKFGGATGNFNAHFVAYPKSDWKQFGNDFVEGTLGLKHSFPTTQIEHYDHFAAFFDALKRINTIIIDLDRDIWTYVSMDYFKQKIKAGEIGSSAMPHKVNPIDFENSEGNLGIANAIFEHLSAKLPLSRLQRDLTDSTVLRNIGVPMGHTIISFEATLKGLNKLLLNADKFAEDLEKNWAVVAEAIQTILRREGYPNPYEALKDLTRTNTVIDKNAIHNFINGLNVSNNIKEELMLITPSNYLGIQP, from the coding sequence ATGCAGCAATTATCCGAACTGAATGCCATATCCCCTATTGATGGGAGGTACCGTGGCAAAACCGTATCCTTATCCCGTTATTTTTCTGAAGAGGCGCTGATACGCTACCGTGTCCTTGTCGAGATTGAATATTTTATCGCGCTTTGCGAACTGCCACTGCCGCAACTTACCGGCGTAGATAAAAACACCTTTGAACCGTTGCGGGACATTTACAGGAATTTTAGATCAGATGATGCCCGGCATATAAAAGAGATCGAAAAGACTACTAACCACGATGTAAAAGCCGTGGAATATTTTATCAAAAAAGCTTTTGACCAATTGGGTCTTGAGGCTTTTAAAGAATTTATCCATTTTGGGCTTACCTCTCAGGATATTAACAATACCGCCATCCCGCTATCTACAAAAGAAGCCTTTGAAGATGTTTATATGCCGGGGCTAATTGCTGTTATTGCCAAATTAAAAGAGCTGAGCGTAGAGTGGGCTAATGTACCTATGCTGGCGCGCACACACGGACAACCTGCTTCCCCTACCCGCCTGGGGAAAGAGATTGGTGTGTTTGTAGAGCGTTTGGAAGAGCAATTACGATTACTGTTCAATATACCGTTCGCTGCTAAATTTGGTGGTGCGACAGGCAATTTCAATGCGCATTTTGTGGCCTATCCAAAAAGCGACTGGAAACAGTTTGGCAATGATTTTGTGGAAGGTACATTAGGGCTGAAACACTCGTTTCCTACCACACAGATAGAGCATTACGACCATTTTGCGGCCTTCTTCGATGCACTGAAACGCATCAATACAATCATCATCGACCTGGACAGGGATATCTGGACCTATGTGTCGATGGATTATTTTAAGCAGAAAATAAAAGCAGGCGAAATAGGCTCTTCGGCCATGCCGCATAAAGTAAACCCTATCGACTTTGAGAACTCGGAAGGCAACCTGGGGATAGCCAATGCTATTTTCGAGCACCTTTCTGCCAAGCTGCCGTTATCAAGATTACAGCGTGACCTTACCGACAGTACGGTACTACGAAATATTGGCGTTCCGATGGGGCATACTATCATTTCTTTCGAAGCCACATTGAAAGGCCTTAACAAACTGCTACTGAATGCCGACAAATTTGCCGAAGACCTCGAAAAAAATTGGGCCGTAGTTGCCGAAGCAATACAAACCATACTGCGCCGCGAAGGATACCCAAATCCTTATGAAGCGCTGAAAGACCTTACGCGGACTAATACTGTCATTGATAAGAATGCGATACACAATTTTATTAACGGCCTTAACGTTAGTAATAATATAAAAGAAGAACTGATGCTGATAACGCCTTCAAATTATTTGGGAATTCAGCCATAA